A window of Candidatus Abyssobacteria bacterium SURF_5 contains these coding sequences:
- a CDS encoding dihydroxy-acid dehydratase (catalyzes the dehydration of 2,3-dihydroxy-3-methylbutanoate to 3-methyl-2-oxobutanoate in valine and isoleucine biosynthesis), which yields MKKLEPEQASRALSLLMGLRTHRFFYKASGFIDAELGRPLVAIANTMQDAGVGHMHLGQVAEAVKAGIYLGGGTPIEFNTIGPCGGYCQKRGIDDLTMLYDLPQRDVIADSVEVQMRNYGADGLVCIGTCDKSIPGLWLGAARMDLPTIFVTGGPAYPGTFDGEPTVFPTDVILRCLNDVLSGAITDDEFHNTMAEMEGKWITSCGACPELTTANTVQMATEVMGLCLPGTSTIPGPDIERLRKAKEAGVAIVKLIREGARFSDFVTEEAIQDAARLIMATSAGTNGILHLLSLSKAMGLNVDINTFARISDQTPYFCPIRPSGPYTMVDLNRAGGPFAVLKRIETEIAVKRPTAGGKTVGEVLSETVIADDNVIRPLPKSLAPHGGIVVLRGNLAPRGSLSRFTIAGNEKQRFRGPCKCYDTQQAAIMGILSDGVSEGDVLVVRYEGPRGGPGFSENFQVVLLLEMLGLRNVAVVTDSRFSGATVGALYVGYITPEAQIGGPLAAVEEGDFISISIPDREINLEVSDGEMKQRLARWQPPPPRVASGILVDWHLLATQFDEGAMVQRNIHGSP from the coding sequence ATGAAGAAACTGGAGCCTGAACAGGCCTCGCGGGCCCTCTCTCTTCTGATGGGTCTGCGCACGCACCGGTTCTTTTACAAGGCAAGTGGATTTATCGATGCCGAACTCGGGCGCCCGCTGGTTGCCATTGCCAATACGATGCAGGATGCCGGCGTGGGACATATGCATCTGGGTCAGGTAGCGGAGGCTGTAAAAGCCGGTATTTATCTTGGCGGCGGAACCCCGATAGAGTTCAACACCATCGGCCCCTGCGGCGGCTACTGTCAGAAACGCGGAATCGATGATCTGACCATGCTTTACGACCTTCCCCAGCGCGATGTGATTGCGGATTCGGTCGAGGTGCAGATGCGCAATTACGGGGCGGACGGCCTCGTCTGCATTGGAACATGCGACAAGAGCATTCCCGGACTCTGGCTTGGAGCTGCGAGAATGGACTTGCCCACCATTTTCGTGACCGGCGGCCCCGCCTATCCCGGGACCTTCGATGGAGAACCGACTGTCTTTCCCACGGATGTAATTCTGCGATGCCTGAACGACGTACTTTCCGGCGCGATAACCGATGATGAGTTTCATAATACGATGGCCGAGATGGAGGGGAAATGGATTACTTCCTGCGGGGCCTGCCCGGAGCTAACCACAGCCAATACAGTTCAGATGGCGACAGAGGTTATGGGATTGTGCCTGCCCGGCACATCGACCATCCCGGGTCCTGACATCGAGCGCCTGCGGAAGGCAAAAGAGGCCGGCGTCGCCATTGTCAAGTTGATCCGGGAAGGCGCCAGGTTTTCTGATTTTGTGACGGAGGAAGCTATCCAGGATGCCGCCCGGCTGATCATGGCCACTTCGGCGGGAACCAACGGGATTCTCCACCTGCTGAGTCTGTCGAAGGCGATGGGCCTCAATGTCGACATAAACACTTTCGCGAGAATCAGCGATCAAACTCCGTACTTCTGTCCCATCCGGCCGAGCGGTCCCTATACAATGGTCGATCTCAACCGTGCAGGCGGGCCGTTCGCCGTATTGAAAAGAATAGAGACAGAGATAGCCGTCAAGCGCCCGACCGCAGGTGGCAAGACGGTGGGCGAGGTTCTCTCTGAAACAGTTATCGCAGATGACAACGTCATCCGGCCGCTCCCAAAAAGCCTGGCCCCGCACGGCGGCATTGTCGTACTGAGGGGTAATCTTGCCCCACGAGGCTCGCTTTCCCGATTTACCATTGCCGGCAACGAGAAACAGAGGTTCAGGGGCCCGTGCAAGTGCTATGATACTCAGCAGGCGGCTATCATGGGCATCCTCTCGGACGGGGTGAGCGAAGGCGATGTCCTGGTTGTCCGATACGAGGGACCACGAGGAGGCCCGGGATTTTCTGAAAACTTCCAGGTCGTCCTGCTTTTGGAGATGCTCGGGCTGCGCAACGTTGCGGTGGTCACCGACAGCCGCTTTTCGGGAGCGACGGTCGGTGCGCTCTATGTGGGGTATATAACTCCGGAGGCCCAGATCGGCGGACCGCTGGCGGCGGTCGAGGAAGGCGACTTCATTTCCATTAGTATTCCTGATCGGGAAATCAATCTGGAAGTGAGCGATGGCGAGATGAAACAGCGACTGGCAAGGTGGCAGCCGCCCCCTCCCCGGGTCGCGTCCGGAATTCTGGTCGACTGGCATTTGCTGGCGACTCAGTTTGATGAAGGCGCAATGGTACAAAGAAACATTCACGGAAGCCCTTGA
- a CDS encoding Zn-dependent exopeptidase M28, protein MKAQWYKETFTEALEMTYLQRAILAISIALVSLLIVLILRSVPKQAKEVAPVDATPLFDPVSAHDLATRLATGHPHRAMGTGGSKAAADWIAGEMERLELRTEIQEFTGWIEGSRVSGRNVIGIDFGVRKTALVVLAHYDIPFHVREGAMDDASGVGVLLELARVFSIEEQEKTLIFVASDGEEWGMLGARHFVQSYPELENIFAAVSLDYVRVELPERIYLRGEGQFKGYAPLWLWSLAEDCVTKVNGQAKAPSSLNHYLIRATNISSTDQGPFVRAGIPAINLGGNKTDSPLARSIYHTQLDTHENLKPEIFTVFGQAAELLIRSLDALADTPGDEGYFLPLRRESYIGRPALMSIQLLLFLPLLITTCFHYINIGKDERFLPRVMAEACNFVLFLMPWMLASALLYLLVRLNYIPRYELYPATPLDPFLYSPHWKAIAIAASVFVCCWVLVVFVRHALPPLREPDFAVSKAVDLDVLLTCSIIALLLNGFAATLFLAPAALLWIWMVQGRDPLRLSLNLMLFLGAAIPLILLVISVSGNLRLGWYVLWYLLLGVAYRFFSPAAVLIAVAAGTVGGRLLQQSIFSTKKADKSENEKNEVLEVQV, encoded by the coding sequence ATGAAGGCGCAATGGTACAAAGAAACATTCACGGAAGCCCTTGAGATGACTTATCTTCAGCGCGCAATTCTTGCAATAAGTATTGCTCTTGTCAGCCTGCTGATCGTTTTGATTCTGCGGTCGGTCCCGAAACAGGCCAAAGAAGTAGCTCCGGTCGATGCGACCCCTCTTTTCGATCCTGTTTCTGCGCATGACTTGGCGACCAGATTGGCAACGGGGCATCCCCATCGGGCGATGGGGACCGGGGGGAGCAAAGCCGCTGCGGATTGGATTGCAGGCGAGATGGAGCGCCTCGAACTTCGGACGGAGATTCAGGAATTTACGGGATGGATCGAGGGGTCCCGGGTTTCGGGGCGAAATGTCATTGGGATCGATTTCGGCGTGCGCAAGACCGCGCTTGTTGTTCTTGCTCATTATGATATCCCTTTTCACGTGCGAGAGGGTGCGATGGATGATGCCAGTGGAGTGGGCGTGCTGCTGGAGTTGGCTCGGGTTTTCTCGATCGAGGAACAGGAGAAGACACTTATTTTTGTCGCGTCAGACGGGGAAGAATGGGGGATGCTGGGGGCTCGACACTTTGTTCAAAGCTATCCGGAGCTTGAGAACATATTCGCTGCGGTTTCGCTTGATTATGTGAGGGTTGAGCTACCCGAACGGATCTACCTGAGGGGGGAAGGGCAGTTCAAAGGCTATGCTCCGCTGTGGTTGTGGAGTCTGGCGGAGGACTGCGTGACGAAAGTCAATGGGCAAGCGAAGGCGCCGTCATCCCTGAATCACTACCTGATTCGAGCCACCAACATATCCAGCACTGATCAGGGGCCGTTTGTGCGCGCCGGAATCCCGGCAATCAATCTTGGCGGAAACAAAACTGATAGCCCTCTGGCGCGGTCGATTTATCATACCCAGTTGGACACTCATGAAAATCTGAAACCGGAGATCTTTACGGTTTTCGGACAAGCCGCCGAACTTTTGATCCGTTCGCTCGATGCACTTGCCGACACTCCGGGAGACGAAGGTTATTTTCTGCCGCTGCGGCGCGAAAGCTATATCGGCCGGCCCGCCCTGATGAGCATACAGCTCCTGTTATTTCTCCCTTTGCTGATTACGACCTGCTTCCACTATATCAACATCGGCAAGGATGAGAGATTCCTTCCAAGGGTAATGGCCGAAGCGTGTAACTTCGTGCTCTTTTTGATGCCGTGGATGCTCGCGAGCGCACTGCTTTATCTGCTTGTGCGGCTGAACTATATCCCGAGATATGAGTTGTATCCGGCTACTCCGCTGGACCCATTCCTCTACAGCCCTCACTGGAAAGCCATCGCCATAGCAGCATCGGTATTTGTATGCTGTTGGGTGCTTGTTGTTTTCGTACGGCATGCGCTGCCTCCTCTGAGGGAGCCGGATTTTGCCGTTTCAAAAGCGGTGGATTTGGACGTATTGTTGACGTGTTCGATTATCGCTCTTTTATTGAACGGATTTGCCGCCACGCTGTTTCTTGCGCCTGCCGCTCTGCTATGGATATGGATGGTGCAGGGTCGCGATCCGCTGCGCCTATCCTTGAACCTGATGTTGTTTCTTGGGGCGGCCATTCCCCTTATCCTTCTCGTGATTTCCGTTTCAGGAAATTTGCGGCTCGGCTGGTACGTCCTATGGTACCTGTTGCTTGGCGTCGCCTACAGGTTTTTTTCTCCGGCAGCTGTCCTTATTGCTGTTGCGGCCGGTACAGTCGGAGGACGTCTTCTGCAGCAGTCGATATTCTCGACAAAGAAAGCGGATAAATCGGAGAACGAAAAAAATGAGGTGCTGGAAGTACAGGTTTAG
- a CDS encoding tetratricopeptide repeat protein: MRCWKYRFSLKLLSTIMACALCLNCARDGSVSRSLRAGGEAAVSSRADAKEIEWLTYREALEILEQANPPLAMIYFSHRDCKPCDLLEKWSFTDPRVVRAAKDMVAVKIQGDVETQIAQRLNINTYPMIVFARLDNGEIDRKAGYRDAGSLAEWIENVLAGRGTIAKLRKELESNPDDPELLLRQARNYLDADDPPASLQLIEKASALDAENAAVLVVRGLYHLRVGKLDEAEKVIAAALELDEQNEEARRLHIMILLGKTETLLEQQEYAVAKQQYLQILELDGSNFAAHMGLGQAYRKSGEGEKALEEFRKAAVIRPDSAVPHVALGDLYQEQKDDQTAEQEYLTAIVMEPRYEPPYFRLMELYERNGQRDELMDIFAKAYPVEPAGAHNEIAWLFATSKCPEIFDPIAAEKHAQAAVELEPDPMYIDTLAEAYYAQGEYKLAIGVIKEAIAADSEDLAYYREQLEKFEKAKDGVSASPE, translated from the coding sequence ATGAGGTGCTGGAAGTACAGGTTTAGCCTGAAACTGTTGTCCACTATCATGGCGTGCGCGCTCTGCCTGAATTGTGCTCGAGATGGATCCGTCTCTCGCTCGCTTCGGGCAGGTGGCGAAGCCGCCGTTTCATCCCGTGCAGACGCTAAGGAAATAGAATGGCTCACTTATCGCGAGGCCCTCGAGATCCTCGAGCAAGCAAACCCGCCCCTTGCCATGATCTACTTCTCTCACCGGGACTGCAAGCCCTGCGATTTGCTGGAGAAATGGTCGTTTACCGACCCTCGTGTGGTGAGGGCGGCCAAAGACATGGTCGCGGTCAAAATCCAGGGCGACGTTGAAACCCAGATAGCCCAGCGACTTAATATCAATACGTATCCGATGATCGTTTTCGCGCGACTGGACAACGGTGAGATCGACAGGAAAGCCGGCTATCGGGACGCCGGTTCGCTTGCAGAGTGGATTGAGAATGTGCTTGCCGGGCGCGGCACCATAGCAAAACTGCGGAAAGAATTGGAGTCGAATCCCGACGACCCCGAATTACTGCTCCGGCAGGCTCGGAATTATCTGGATGCGGATGACCCTCCGGCTTCGTTACAGCTTATTGAAAAGGCCTCCGCCCTCGATGCCGAGAATGCGGCCGTGCTGGTGGTGCGCGGGCTGTATCATCTGAGGGTTGGCAAGCTGGATGAGGCCGAAAAGGTCATTGCCGCTGCCCTTGAGCTCGATGAGCAGAATGAAGAGGCGCGGCGCCTTCACATCATGATCTTGTTGGGAAAAACGGAAACGCTGCTCGAACAGCAGGAATATGCCGTCGCCAAGCAGCAGTATTTGCAAATTCTTGAGCTCGATGGCAGCAATTTCGCCGCTCATATGGGGCTGGGACAGGCCTATCGCAAGTCGGGCGAGGGAGAGAAAGCGCTTGAAGAGTTTCGCAAGGCGGCGGTTATCCGACCTGATTCCGCTGTTCCCCACGTCGCGCTCGGCGACCTGTATCAAGAACAGAAGGATGATCAAACAGCCGAGCAGGAATACCTTACGGCTATCGTGATGGAGCCTCGTTACGAGCCGCCGTATTTTCGCCTTATGGAACTTTATGAGAGAAACGGACAGCGCGACGAGCTAATGGATATTTTTGCCAAGGCATATCCTGTCGAGCCGGCCGGTGCACACAATGAGATCGCCTGGCTGTTTGCGACGTCAAAATGCCCCGAGATATTCGACCCGATTGCCGCTGAAAAGCATGCGCAGGCAGCGGTCGAGCTTGAGCCCGATCCGATGTACATCGACACGCTTGCCGAGGCTTATTATGCCCAAGGCGAGTATAAGCTTGCCATTGGCGTCATAAAGGAAGCGATCGCCGCCGATTCCGAGGATCTGGCGTATTATCGCGAACAATTGGAGAAATTTGAAAAGGCGAAGGATGGGGTGTCCGCCTCGCCGGAATAG
- a CDS encoding ferredoxin family protein — translation MAKGEIVIFSDICKGCGLCVEYCPKACIQISREKFTQSGALLPEFVNEEECSACGTCGNMCPDFAIEVYKFVDETK, via the coding sequence ATGGCGAAAGGTGAGATAGTAATTTTCAGCGACATCTGCAAAGGGTGCGGGCTGTGCGTCGAATATTGTCCGAAGGCCTGCATTCAGATCTCGAGGGAAAAATTTACGCAGTCGGGAGCGCTTCTTCCGGAATTCGTAAACGAGGAGGAATGTTCTGCGTGCGGCACGTGCGGCAACATGTGCCCTGATTTTGCCATTGAAGTGTACAAGTTCGTCGATGAGACCAAATGA
- the vorB gene encoding 3-methyl-2-oxobutanoate dehydrogenase subunit VorB, whose amino-acid sequence MTERMFITGNEAVARGAIAANCRYFFGYPITPQNDIPEFMSREMPKVGGVFVQSESEVSSIYMVYGGALSGARVMTSTSSPGYALMQEGISYIGEIEAPCVVVNVSRMGPGIGTGGQAGQTDYRCIVKGGGHGGYRAIVLAPASVQEIYELMQLAFHLADKYRILCIVLSDYVLGQMAATVELKEIKFDEELPDKFWALKGTDNKNGLRYMHVVGFFSYGGVVSWHEALMTKYKKIEESEIRYEKKYADDADLLLVSYGSTAGTCLKAIEMARAEGMKVGLFRPITLWPYPEEALREAALKAKRVLCVEDSNGQMKEDVDFAVRAQVPVDYLGLWARNSDQPQGLIFPERVFQEIKKILSE is encoded by the coding sequence ATGACTGAGAGAATGTTTATAACCGGAAATGAGGCCGTTGCCCGGGGCGCGATCGCGGCAAATTGCAGATACTTTTTCGGGTATCCGATCACCCCGCAAAACGACATTCCGGAATTCATGTCGCGCGAGATGCCGAAGGTCGGCGGCGTTTTCGTGCAGTCGGAGAGCGAGGTTTCCTCGATCTACATGGTATATGGCGGCGCTCTTTCGGGCGCTCGCGTGATGACATCGACTTCGAGTCCCGGCTACGCGCTGATGCAGGAGGGCATCTCGTACATCGGAGAAATCGAGGCGCCGTGCGTCGTGGTAAACGTTTCCCGGATGGGGCCGGGCATCGGGACTGGCGGCCAGGCCGGCCAGACCGACTACCGGTGCATCGTGAAGGGCGGCGGGCACGGCGGCTATCGCGCAATCGTTCTTGCGCCGGCTTCGGTTCAGGAGATTTACGAGTTGATGCAGTTGGCGTTCCACCTGGCCGACAAATACCGCATCCTGTGCATCGTGCTCTCCGATTACGTCCTCGGGCAAATGGCGGCCACCGTTGAGCTGAAGGAGATAAAATTCGACGAGGAACTGCCTGATAAATTCTGGGCGCTCAAGGGAACGGATAATAAGAACGGACTGCGCTACATGCACGTTGTCGGCTTCTTTTCATACGGCGGCGTCGTTTCCTGGCATGAAGCGCTGATGACGAAATATAAGAAGATCGAGGAAAGTGAGATTCGCTACGAGAAGAAATACGCGGATGACGCCGATCTGCTGCTCGTTTCATATGGTTCCACCGCGGGCACGTGCCTAAAGGCGATTGAGATGGCTCGGGCCGAGGGGATGAAGGTGGGCCTGTTCAGACCGATCACTCTGTGGCCGTATCCCGAGGAAGCGTTGCGTGAAGCGGCGCTGAAGGCCAAACGAGTCTTATGCGTGGAGGATAGCAACGGCCAGATGAAGGAAGACGTCGATTTCGCCGTGCGCGCGCAGGTCCCGGTTGACTATTTGGGCCTGTGGGCGCGCAACAGTGATCAGCCGCAGGGACTCATTTTCCCCGAGCGCGTATTCCAGGAGATCAAAAAGATTCTCAGCGAATAA
- a CDS encoding 2-oxoglutarate oxidoreductase, with product MYCPGCHYGIITRVICEVLEEMTLAGKAIGFAGVGCSFGGAPLSINIDWASCPHGRAPAMATAAKRIHPDALVFTLQGDGDLGAIGLGCFMSAVLRNENLTTIFLNNAGYGQTGGQLAPTTLLGMKTTTTQDGRKSTEGFPFHGAELAAYMKGISYSARVSVHTPANFRKAKRVLKTAFQKQVDGAGYSFVEFLSACPSVWGKSPVEAVAYIQEYMIKEFPLGEFKNIDSIYNGEPKS from the coding sequence ATGTACTGTCCCGGCTGCCACTATGGCATCATCACCCGCGTCATCTGCGAGGTGCTCGAGGAGATGACGCTGGCGGGCAAGGCCATTGGTTTCGCGGGCGTCGGCTGCAGCTTTGGCGGCGCGCCGCTTTCCATCAATATTGATTGGGCCTCATGCCCGCACGGACGCGCGCCGGCCATGGCGACAGCGGCAAAGCGGATTCACCCCGATGCACTCGTGTTCACCCTGCAGGGCGACGGCGATCTTGGCGCAATCGGGCTGGGATGCTTCATGAGCGCCGTTCTCAGGAATGAGAACCTGACAACCATCTTCCTCAACAACGCCGGCTACGGACAAACCGGCGGACAGCTTGCGCCCACCACGCTTCTCGGAATGAAGACCACGACGACGCAGGACGGCCGCAAGAGCACGGAAGGATTCCCGTTCCACGGGGCGGAACTGGCGGCATATATGAAGGGGATATCCTATTCCGCTCGCGTCAGCGTGCATACTCCCGCCAATTTCCGGAAGGCAAAGCGCGTTCTGAAAACCGCGTTTCAAAAACAGGTGGATGGCGCCGGCTACAGTTTCGTCGAGTTCCTTTCCGCCTGCCCGTCGGTCTGGGGGAAGTCTCCGGTTGAAGCGGTTGCTTACATTCAGGAATACATGATCAAGGAGTTCCCGCTCGGCGAATTCAAGAACATCGATTCCATCTACAACGGCGAACCGAAGAGTTGA
- a CDS encoding 2-oxoacid:ferredoxin oxidoreductase subunit gamma — MSNRYYEVTFSGIGGKGVLTLGQILAEAGMQIYKHVAYFPNYSPAMRGGESESTVVFSDNVIPSPLIFNPLHAIVMDPASFTNFEMRLKTGGILVCDDSVISAKGERNDIEVFHVPASEKAIELGDLQVANMVLLGAYAGKVESVPIGMIERALTKRFAGTRRESLLELNKKAVREGNQLARKL; from the coding sequence ATGAGCAACCGGTACTACGAAGTTACGTTTTCCGGGATCGGTGGAAAAGGCGTTTTGACACTGGGACAGATATTGGCCGAGGCCGGAATGCAGATATACAAGCACGTGGCCTATTTCCCGAACTATTCGCCGGCGATGCGCGGTGGGGAAAGTGAGTCAACCGTTGTTTTCTCGGACAATGTCATTCCGAGCCCGCTCATTTTCAATCCGCTGCACGCGATCGTGATGGACCCGGCGTCTTTCACGAATTTCGAGATGCGGCTGAAAACGGGGGGAATTCTTGTGTGCGACGATAGCGTTATCTCTGCCAAGGGCGAGCGCAACGATATCGAGGTTTTCCACGTTCCTGCGTCCGAGAAGGCAATCGAGCTTGGCGATCTGCAGGTGGCGAATATGGTGCTGCTTGGGGCCTATGCCGGCAAAGTGGAGTCGGTCCCCATTGGAATGATCGAGCGCGCGCTTACGAAACGGTTCGCAGGCACCCGGCGCGAATCACTGCTCGAGTTGAACAAGAAAGCCGTTCGTGAAGGCAATCAGCTTGCCAGAAAGCTCTGA
- a CDS encoding carbonate dehydratase has translation MMKRINAAVAANPADDQPVVASSAYVDPSARVIGKVEIGSRVLVGPHAVIRADEMDASGNVAPIVIGSDSNVQDGVIVHSLAGQRVSVGTRVSLSHGCIVHGPCTIGDRCFIGFRAIVFKSSVGAGTYVGTGAIVEGVELLPDTLVPAGSVVNSAEAVSRLSKTGAKEQDFMNDVVEMNMKLAEGYLRPRKAVKQAT, from the coding sequence ATGATGAAGAGAATTAATGCCGCCGTCGCAGCCAACCCCGCCGATGATCAGCCTGTTGTAGCTTCTTCCGCGTATGTCGATCCTTCCGCTCGCGTTATCGGAAAAGTCGAGATCGGTTCACGTGTTCTTGTTGGGCCGCACGCCGTCATTCGGGCCGATGAGATGGACGCATCGGGAAACGTGGCGCCGATTGTGATCGGATCCGATTCGAACGTGCAGGACGGCGTAATCGTGCACTCGCTCGCCGGCCAGCGGGTAAGTGTAGGCACGCGCGTCTCGCTGTCGCACGGATGCATCGTTCACGGACCGTGCACGATCGGCGATCGCTGTTTCATCGGGTTCCGAGCGATCGTGTTCAAATCCAGCGTTGGCGCCGGCACATATGTCGGAACCGGCGCGATTGTGGAAGGCGTCGAGCTGCTGCCGGATACGCTGGTTCCCGCCGGGTCGGTAGTGAATTCCGCCGAGGCTGTCTCGCGACTTTCAAAGACAGGCGCTAAAGAACAGGACTTCATGAACGACGTCGTCGAGATGAACATGAAGCTTGCGGAGGGATACCTGCGCCCGAGGAAGGCGGTGAAACAGGCGACCTGA
- a CDS encoding thymidylate synthase, which yields MEHTFIKAFSLPESWVALVRAILAKGREFRIDSGSYAGQTRRELDFVTIQVERPSHPPIVPTSGMFPPQCTFPPPTSLDYVDNDYVPKYLLSSERQSNETYTYGQRLMQQFADVVAMYKRGHRTNQGTIEIAQPADIKISDPPCLRLIDTRIQDNKLHFFLYFRSWDAWGGYPANMAGLQRVKELMAYEIGVDDGELWACSKGLHLYDIYFSVAEQLRMP from the coding sequence ATGGAACATACTTTTATCAAGGCATTCAGCCTGCCGGAAAGCTGGGTGGCGCTGGTGCGCGCGATACTCGCAAAGGGACGCGAATTCAGGATCGACTCCGGCAGTTATGCGGGTCAAACGCGAAGAGAGCTTGATTTTGTCACCATTCAGGTGGAGCGGCCTTCGCATCCGCCCATTGTCCCGACGAGCGGCATGTTTCCGCCTCAGTGCACGTTCCCGCCACCAACATCCTTGGATTATGTCGATAACGACTATGTTCCGAAATATCTTCTCTCGAGTGAAAGGCAGTCGAACGAAACATACACGTACGGCCAGCGGCTGATGCAGCAGTTTGCCGACGTGGTCGCAATGTACAAGCGCGGGCATCGGACCAATCAGGGAACAATCGAGATCGCGCAGCCGGCCGATATCAAGATTTCCGATCCGCCGTGCCTGCGGCTGATCGACACCCGCATTCAGGATAACAAGCTTCACTTCTTCTTGTATTTCAGGTCGTGGGATGCATGGGGCGGCTACCCCGCAAACATGGCAGGCCTTCAGCGGGTGAAAGAGCTGATGGCGTACGAGATCGGCGTCGACGACGGTGAATTGTGGGCGTGCAGCAAGGGTCTGCATCTGTACGACATTTACTTCAGCGTCGCCGAACAACTACGAATGCCCTGA